The DNA sequence GTCCAACCGAGTTCGGGCTAAAATTTTAGAAGTATCCCGAAAACTTTTCGTAAGCGAAGGATATGAGAAGGCAACTATACGTAGGATCATCGAGGAAGCAGAGATCACTACGGGAAGTCTTTATCATTTTTTCAAGAATAAGGAAGAGATACTACTCGCAATCGCGAGCGAAGTATTTAACGAAGCGGGTGAGACCGCCGAACGTCTGGTAGGCGAAATGGATCCTCCTTTGGTTTTTGCCATGGAAGTAGGATTACAATTCTATCTTTGCCAGAAAAAACTTACCATAGCGGAAACATACTTAGCGGCTTATAAGACCCAAGGTGTGACCGATATGATAGGAAATCGAGGCTCTCATAGAAGCAAGATCCTATTCGAAAAAT is a window from the Leptospira andrefontaineae genome containing:
- a CDS encoding TetR/AcrR family transcriptional regulator encodes the protein MKRIEQSNRVRAKILEVSRKLFVSEGYEKATIRRIIEEAEITTGSLYHFFKNKEEILLAIASEVFNEAGETAERLVGEMDPPLVFAMEVGLQFYLCQKKLTIAETYLAAYKTQGVTDMIGNRGSHRSKILFEKYNPEFDEQEYLIRTLAFRGVFQSLLEEMVYSGKIDRLRMMTTVIQLGLTTFGVPKEEMEVALQKTFRLLKERASEIEALSEGLLEIFVNGR